From Glycine max cultivar Williams 82 chromosome 11, Glycine_max_v4.0, whole genome shotgun sequence, the proteins below share one genomic window:
- the LOC100527764 gene encoding CASP-like protein 5A2-like, with protein sequence MNVSHASVHPVEEAPTTEGGGDQNVNAPRVRMKDVQGMPGTAGGLSLRVSQFVFAAAALSIMASTSDFPSVTAFCYLVAAAGLQALWSFSLAITDVYALLVRRSLQNYRIVSLFTVGDGVTSTLTFAAACASAGITVLIDNDLGSCSQNHCVQFETATGMAFLCWFTTLPSFLLNFWSLASR encoded by the exons ATGAACGTGAGCCATGCTTCGGTTCACCCAGTTGAAGAAGCTCCAACTACTGAAGGTGGTGGTGACCAAAACGTCAACGCTCCTAGGGTGAGGATGAAGGATGTTCAAGGCATGCCTGGCACTGCCGGTGGCCTTTCTCTGCGTGTTTCTCAGTTTGTTTTCGCTGCTGCTGCACTCTCCATCATGGCATCCACTAGCGATTTCCCTTCTGTCACTGCTTTTTG TTACCTTGTTGCTGCTGCCGGCTTGCAGGCTTTGTGGAGCTTTTCATTGGCTATTACTGATGTGTATGCCCTTTTAGTAAGGCGTTCTTTGCAGAACTATCGAATTGTCAGTTTGTTTACAGTTGGTGACGGG GTCACTTCTACCCTTACATTTGCAGCAGCATGTGCATCAGCAGGCATCACAGTCCTCATTGATAATGATCTTGGAAGTTGTTCACAGAACCACTGTGTGCAGTTTGAAACAGCTACAGGCATGGCCTTCCTTTGTTGGTTCACCACATTGCCATCTTTTCTCCTGAACTTCTGGTCCTTAGCATCACGGTAA
- the LOC100804870 gene encoding homeobox-leucine zipper protein REVOLUTA, whose protein sequence is MAMVVAQHRESSSSGSIDKHLDSGKYVRYTAEQVEALERVYAECPKPSSLRRQQLIRECPILSNIEPKQIKVWFQNRRCREKQRKEASRLQTVNRKLTAMNKLLMEENDRLQKQVSQLVCENGFMRQQLHTPSATTTDASCDSVVTTPQHTLRDASNPAGLLSIAEETLTEFLSKATGTAVDWVQMPGMKPGPDSVGIFAISQSCSGVAARACGLVSLEPTKIAEILKDRPSWFRDCRSLEVFTMFPAGNGGTIELVYTQTYAPTTLAPARDFWTLRYTTSLENGSLVVCERSLSGSGTGPNPAAAAQFVRAETLPSGYLIRPCEGGGSIIHIVDHLNLEAWSVPEVLRPLYESSKVVAQKMTIAALRYIRQIAQETSGEVVYGLGRQPAVLRTFSQRLSRGFNDAVNGFNDDGWTVLNCDGAEDVIIAVNSTKNLSGTSNPASSLTFLGGILCAKASMLLQNVPPAVLVRFLREHRSEWADFNVDAYSAASLKAGTYAYPGMRPTRFTGSQIIMPLGHTIEHEEMLEVIRLEGHSLAQEDAFVSRDIHLLQICSGIDENAVGACSELVFAPIDEMFPDDAPLVPSGFRIIPLDSKPGDKKDAVATNRTLDLTSGFEVGPATTAGADASSSQNTRSVLTIAFQFPFDSSLQDNVAVMARQYVRSVISSVQRVAMAISPSGINPSIGAKLSPGSPEAVTLAHWICQSYSYYLGSDLLRSDSLVGDMMLKQLWHHQDAILCCSLKSLPVFIFANQAGLDMLETTLVALQDITLDKIFDEAGRKALCTDFAKLMEQGFAYLPAGICMSTMGRHVSYDQAIAWKVLTGEDNTVHCLAFSFINWSFV, encoded by the exons ATGGCTATGGTTGTGGCTCAACACAGAGAAAGTAGCAGCAGTGGAAGCATTGACAAGCACTTAGATTCTGGTAAGTATGTGAGGTATACTGCTGAGCAAGTTGAGGCTCTTGAAAGGGTCTATGCCGAGTGCCCTAAGCCTAGTTCTCTGCGGAGGCAACAATTGATCAGAGAGTGCCCCATTCTCTCCAACATCGAGCCTAAGCAAATCAAGGTTTGGTTCCAGAACCGTAG GTGTAGGGAGAAGCAAAGAAAAGAGGCATCTAGGCTTCAGACCGTGAACCGCAAACTCACTGCAATGAACAAGTTGTTGATGGAGGAGAATGATCGGTTGCAGAAGCAGGTGTCACAGCTTGTTTGTGAGAATGGTTTTATGAGGCAGCAATTGCATACT CCATCGGCAACAACTACTGATGCTAGTTGTGATTCGGTGGTTACCACTCCTCAGCATACCCTGAGAGATGCTAGTAACCCTGCTGG ACTCCTATCAATTGCAGAGGAAACTTTGACAGAGTTCCTTTCAAAGGCTACAGGAACTGCTGTAGATTGGGTCCAGATGCCTGGgatgaag CCTGGTCCGGATTCGGTTGGGATCTTTGCCATTTCACAAAGTTGCAGTGGAGTGGCAGCTCGAGCCTGTGGTCTTGTTAGTTTAGAACCTACAAAG ATTGCAGAGATCCTTAAAGATCGTCCATCTTGGTTCCGTGACTGTCGGAGCCTAGAAGTTTTTACTATGTTTCCTGCTGGAAATGGAGGAACCATTGAACTTGTTTACACACAG ACATATGCTCCAACAACACTGGCTCCTGCTCGGGATTTCTGGACTCTGAGATATACCACAAGTTTGGAAAATGGCAGTCTTGTG GTTTGTGAGAGGTCCCTGTCTGGTTCTGGAACTGGCCCTAATCCAGCTGCTGCTGCTCAGTTTGTAAGGGCTGAAACACTCCCTAGTGGCTACTTGATCCGACCATGTGAAGGTGGAGGGTCAATCATTCACATAGTAGACCACCTAAATCTCGAG gCATGGAGTGTGCCAGAAGTGTTGCGGCCACTTTATGAATCATCCAAGGTGGTTGCTCAGAAAATGACAATTGCA GCGCTTCGCTATATCAGGCAAATAGCTCAGGAAACAAGTGGTGAGGTTGTTTATGGATTGGGTAGGCAGCCTGCTGTTCTGCGGACTTTCAGCCAGAGATTGAGCAG AGGCTTCAATGACGCTGTAAATGGATTCAATGATGATGGGTGGACTGTATTGAACTGTGATGGTGCTGAGGATGTAATTATTGCTGTTAATTCAACCAAGAATTTGAGTGGCACTTCTAACCCAGCAAGTTCCCTTACATTCCTTGGAGGAATTCTCTGTGCAAAAGCTTCTATGTTGCTTCAA AATGTCCCTCCTGCAGTTTTGGTTCGTTTTCTGAGGGAGCACCGCTCAGAGTGGGCTGATTTCAATGTTGATGCTTATTCTGCTGCATCACTGAAAGCTGGCACCTATGCCTATCCAGGGATGAGGCCTACAAGATTCACTGGCAGTCAAATAATTATGCCTCTTGGTCATACAATTGAACATGAAGAG ATGCTTGAAGTTATTAGGTTGGAAGGTCACTCTCTTGCTCAAGAAGACGCTTTTGTTTCTAGGGACATTCATCTCTTACAG ATATGTAGTGGGATTGATGAGAATGCTGTGGGGGCTTGTTCAGAGCTCGTATTTGCTCCAATTGATGAAATGTTCCCTGATGATGCTCCATTGGTTCCTTCTGGTTTCCGCATTATCCCATTAGATTCAAAACCA GGTGACAAAAAGGATGCTGTTGCTACAAATCGGACCCTGGATTTGACATCTGGTTTTGAAGTTGGTCCTGCAACAACTGCTGGTGCAGATGCATCATCAAGTCAAAACACTCGATCGGTGTTGACTATTGCCTTCCAGTTCCCTTTTGACAGCAGTCTGCAAGACAACGTCGCGGTCATGGCACGCCAATATGTCCGCAGTGTGATTTCCTCCGTGCAGAGGGTTGCCATGGCTATATCTCCATCTGGTATAAACCCATCAATTGGAGCTAAACTTTCTCCTGGTTCTCCAGAGGCTGTTACACTAGCTCACTGGATCTGCCAAAGTTATAG TTACTATTTAGGGTCCGACTTACTGAGATCAGATTCTCTTGTTGGTGACATGATGCTGAAACAACTGTGGCATCACCAGGATGCCATTCTATGCTGTTCACTGAAG TCATTGCCAGTGTTCATATTTGCAAATCAAGCTGGCCTTGACATGTTGGAAACAACCCTAGTTGCCTTACAAGATATCACAttggataaaatatttgatgagGCTGGACGCAAGGCATTGTGTACAGACTTTGCCAAGTTAATGGAGCAG GGTTTTGCTTATCTGCCAGCTGGAATCTGCATGTCGACGATGGGGCGCCATGTGTCATATGACCAAGCCATTGCATGGAAAGTTCTTACTGGGGAAGACAACACTGTTCACTGCTTGGCTTTCTCTTTCATAAATTGGTCATTTGTATGA
- the DRB2B gene encoding dsRNA-binding protein Drb2b, protein MYKNQLQELAQRSCFNLPSYTCIREGPDHAPRFKATVNFNGEIFESPHYCSTLRQAEHSAAEVALNSLSNRAPSHSLAARILDETGVYKNLLQEIAQRVGAPLPQYFTFRSGLGHLPVFTGTVELAGIMFTGEPAKNKKQAEKNAAMAAWSSLKQLAKETARSSTEPENNDELEQITIARALLNYRLKEKISMSNSNAPVPFPKKFQIQNPRPTSPQPPPATTSKILPLICQKGAHRSRHLVAASPAPASSDNSVMPQLPATPDSRGIRRPKFPAAGAAPYVPIRQMRPCQGMAPPVTIRTAIPVFSPPPPPAAAAVSHQVLRAPHVRVAPPVTIRQAVPVFAAPPPPVRKDEPVPIPKDEPVAVPKDDSPTISAPSLEDKLPTKTPETETKTENIPPEPETVQSLEQLKI, encoded by the exons ATGTATAAGAACCAGCTGCAGGAGCTGGCACAGCGGAGCTGCTTCAACCTGCCTTCGTACACGTGCATTCGGGAAGGTCCCGATCACGCGCCGCGCTTCAAGGCCACCGTGAACTTTAACGGCGAGATCTTCGAGAGTCCTCACTACTGTTCAACGCTCCGTCAGGCGGAGCACTCCGCCGCCGAGGTCGCTCTCAATTCCCTCTCCAATCGTGCTCCCTCTCACTCCCTCGCCGCCAGGATCCTC GATGAAACGGGAGTGTACAAGAACCTCTTGCAGGAAATTGCACAGAGGGTAGGGGCGCCGTTGCCCCAGTATTTTACATTCAGGTCAGGGTTAGGACATTTACCTGTTTTTACTGGCACAGTAGAGTTAGCTGGAATCATGTTTACTGGTGAACCTGCCAAGAATAAGAAACAAGCGGAGAAAAATGCAGCTATGGCAGCTTGGTCTTCTCTAAAGCAAT TGGCAAAAGAAACTGCAAGGTCTTCAACTGAACCCGAGAACAATGACGAACTAGAACAGATCACTATAGCACGGGCCTTGCTGAACTACAGACTGAAGGAAAAGATTTCAATGTCAAATTCAAATGCTCCAGTTCCATTTCCAAAGAAGTTTCAGATTCAAAATCCCAGGCCAACCAGTCCTCAGCCTCCACCTGCCACCACATCAAAGATTCTTCCTTTAATTTGCCAAAAGGGAGCTCATCGAAGCAGGCATCTAGTAGCAGCATCTCCGGCACCAGCTTCCAGCGACAATTCTGTGATGCCACAACTTCCAGCTACACCAGATAGCCGAGGAATCCGTCGCCCTAAGTTCCCTGCAGCCGGAGCAGCACCTTATGTTCCCATTAGACAAATGAGGCCTTGTCAGGGGATGGCACCTCCAGTGACGATAAGGACTGCAATACCTGTATTCTCCCCACCACCACCGCCAGCAGCAGCTGCAGTGTCCCATCAAGTACTACGAGCTCCTCATGTACGAGTTGCTCCTCCGGTCACTATTCGGCAAGCTGTTCCGGTATTTGCTGCTCCACCTCCACCAGTCCGAAAAGATGAACCTGTTCCCATCCCAAAAGACGAACCTGTCGCCGTCCCTAAAGACGACTCACCAACCATTAGTGCCCCTAGCTTGGAAGACAAACTGCCAACTAAAACTCCCGAGACAGAGACCAAGACTGAGAACATTCCACCTGAACCTGAGACAGTGCAGAGCTTGGAGCAGCTGAAAATCTGA